The Topomyia yanbarensis strain Yona2022 chromosome 3, ASM3024719v1, whole genome shotgun sequence nucleotide sequence TTGATCCAATACCGTTGCGGGAGAAGAAGGTAGGTGAATCTGGGTGAACCAGCACGAAGTGGCCATTGAGGGAATCATCTGCCAGAATTTTCCCGTTCGTGTTTAGTCGAGAGTCTCCCCACGAAGGATGCCGAGCGTTGAGATCGCCAGCACTGATAAACCTTCCACCACGTCTGGTTAGTTTTTGTATGTCATTTTTTAACCTGATATCCGAACCGTCCGATACACGCGATTGCTTTGGGCAGTAGGCTGCGATGAGATGCTACTGTTGATTTCCACTCCAATTGATTCGATCATTGTTGTTTGAAAACTTGGTAGCACTTTAAACTGTAGGCCTCTACGGATGACTATGGCAACTCCTCCCCCAGCAGCAGTTGTCTGGTCCATCCTAATGATTGTGTAAGCAGGTAGGCAAAAGTTAGCCTCCGGCTTTAGGTGGGTTTCTGTTATAGCGGCGATATCGACATCATGTTTTTTTAAGAAGTCCGATAGTTCGAGCTTCTTCGGAGCCAGCGAACGGGCATTCCAATTAACGACTTTGAGAGGTGAGAATTTAACCATGTCGATAGTAGAACATCATCATCACTGATATCTGCTCTTGACTGGAACGACACGCTCTGGTCTGCTTGTCGAGTTCTAGAAACAGGGTGGCCAGCTGGTCCATTGAATAAAGTTGGCTCGTTGTTGGTTGCTGCACAGCATCTGCATAGCTACGGAAACCTGGGGGAGGTTTCTTCTTTCCAGCGGTCGGATCAGGAAGTGAATAGGTTCCCGGACACAGTGGCGGGAAGGCGAGTTCATCTATAACCGGATCTGGCTTCTGGTTTGGTTTTCGGTTCGGCTTCTTCCTTTCGATTGCCGCCTTGCGAATTTTCAGAAATTCTGCTCGCTTAGGACACAATTTGTCGGTGGCTTCATGTTCCTCTTCGCAGTTCGCACATTTTGCCATTGTTTCCTCCATAGGTTCGCATTGCTCTGTTTTATGAGGACCTGCATACTTTTGACATCTGCTTTTAACATGGCAGTTTTTTGCTCCGTGCCCaaagttttggcaatttgtGCATTGTGTCACTTCTCGATGTACAGGTCTGTAACGTTCCCACTCGACGATTATATAGAAAAGCGTTTTGATTGTTTTTAACTCGCCTAACGAAGTAGAGCCTCTCTCCAAATGGACCAGATACAGTTGATCCCTGTACTTCACCTTTTGGTTTTGTCTTCGTATCTTGTAAACCGCCTGTGGTTTTAGTTTGCACTCCTCAAGCGCCTTCTTGAGTTCTTCAGTCAGCATGTCTGGCAGCCCACGGAGTATCACCTTCAGCGGCTTGCTCGACGGTAAGTCGTGTGTGAAGTACTCAAATTTAACTTGGTTTAAGTAGTTCTCTATAGCGTTGTAATGCGGTTTTTTTTGATTTCCTGGCTGGGCAGAGCAGCGAATTTATTGTTGGCCAGCAGCCGTTTCGTAGCAGCCGTCTCGTCTCCGTCGGCATCAGGTTCTAGCTGCCTTTTGGATGCAGCGGATTGCCCTGCAGAAGGGCGCGGTTTTCCCATCTCTTGGGACGACACTAAAGTTGCAAACAGCTCGGTGATTCAAGAACACAGGTAGCAGCGTACAACAGTCGAAAAATAGCGTCCAGTCTCGGAGCGAGCTAAACACAAAACTGATtgatgctttctccgcgctgtTACAAACAGCTTTATATATGCGCGGACTCGCGCTTGCCGTTCGAGGGATGGTGGGTGAGGTATCGCGTTGCTAAGGGCAACCCGTTGACGCGCTTGCTACGCGCGAATCGGCCCGTTCGTTTGCCTTCTGTCCTCGTATCTctcctgatctaatcgcaaaatacatgtcgcaatacggagaagtagaatccgttacacgtgatacgtggagaaatgtcttcccgggtacacctaatggtgttcttgtggtgaggatgcggatcgaaagacctatcccctcccacttgactataaaacttaaaatccACGAAGCCACTAttcatcaaactacgttatgcacccatgaggggcaaactcctacgtgcaagtattgtaatcagacagcacaccacggacaaccttgcgcggaagatagaGGAGAATGTATcgctaccgattgccaacgaatccacggaaaaccaacccaaaaaagaatttccaataccaatacctgaaccacaaacggttgccaaatttgtggcagctgttcagtccatattgacaactgccaaagcagcatccagcacccctgaaacaactgtaagtaacatcggtgatgaagataataagaatgacgacggatttacattggtcacccgtaagtgcaagaagcaggaaagaacatctggtcgcgagcaccgaggcacttttaacgatgcTGACCTTGATACAGAGGACAGAAGAGAATTAAAcggtccccatgacgcagtaggcgagccgcgaaagaaggtctccgctcgcaataaaaagttgcgcgcacgagatccaacggacaaacaataatatttgtttttatttatttttttacatattgtaaatacataaaagatccacggctccgttaagctaccgctatgagcaggcttgttatttgctcacgcaatgagccacaaagagcgaaatacaccgattgaaaatagagcagcacaaaaacactgcgatgtgcagaacgaccgcagaAAGAGacacttgaaaacgaaaaagagtgcaccaagagctgcacaatttcgttcaaagagtcaccttgaagagccacttttttgtgcctcccctcactggaaagcaggtaagaagacgaatcaaactacaattcagataaagtttgaccggaagaacgttttaaaaatgttttttggttgccttctctacctacgtgcgcgtgggaccaagatgcacactaaagagcctctttatttctactctttgtggcgtgcagccatggagtaggatacacgtgtgggagcaacacgcatcggagtgaagaggtttattgtgaaagagaagagcggtggttcgcatgaaaagtgcaaagagcgtttgttttttctctttatttgctctgaggtgcataacatccctgGCTATGGctatgtgtcaaataaacgaaataaaaaaaagattgaCAGGCACCTCATTTATCTTTAAGGGGGTACTCCTATTTTCAGACAACTTTTTCTAATAAAACaatgggaaatattttttcttctttaaccTTGTATAACGGTTAATTTCAAGTAACTCAActggagatttttttttattaaattttaaatttatttaggcccaaatgcggtagctcaacgaggccgattgttcgttttttacaataaataaaaaaacaactatgttaagttttttgtctcgtttagacgcagctttctgttgcgtgttgagatcctttttctagggggcgaaatattgccagtgttgtccactgccatttgaggttcgatccgtttgtcttcttttgcgttgtcgttcatgtccatgtcctcatccgtactactttcctgctgctcgcggacagatgttccagtttgtgtcttactcttatcggtcgtcattgtatgttcgtatttttcggcattcgtttcgttgttgttgttgcttgatccgaagatgttggttttgcagctgttagtggtttagcgtaagatggttctgggctgatttcagtttgattggttaagttttccttaacagtttctgcgcaaggttttccgatgtgcagcttcttcgtgcagaactggcacgtaggaatttgccctgggtacgtgactagtgatgtttgatgaatgagaacatcgtcacttcctaacgctgtgacggttatatatgagggaattggcttggtcacacgcattctcaccacacgaacaccgttaaggatgcccgggaaaaaattcctccaagtctcatgtgtaacggagtctacttctccgtatttttgcaagcatttttcaatcgcgccgtcaggggtacgcgtagccaaatcatggacacgaacttctacagcgccgttctcgatgtatacgggaatgctatattcaacattgccgcattcggcggtgtgctgcatgttgtttcgcgaggcgaatgactcagcttggttaatgttgttgaacgaaatcagcacgcaatgtttgatatgatgcatttgtagggttttcacttcagccagattgagtttcatctgcacttttaataactgttccacttctcgaatggctggtcttacggggcatttcgaaaaatcaacagcaacacagttcggccgtatctgggttgcttttttctgggcaccgtcactcatcactaaatcgcacagtaggtataggctattgttatatggactgcttgtgtgataggcaccgattgatttttaggtagaattgactgttttacttgcgcgggacgattttttgcttctgctcagggcgagatgtgaagacaaactgactGGAGATTTAATTTAGCTATATATTTATGCGGgcgatatacagggtgtttggtttgTGGTtgagaatctctcgaggggtgatagaGGATCATATTTggcgaaaaaatcgttctacacatattATCAAATCACaatcgttacagagttattgaaatGTTTCTCTATTTGActtgtttttttctttaaatgccTTTTACTCAAGAAGTGAaccttgtattttaaatcttttagatccattaaaaaggtgagaaaatttcctaccgAATAATGCTctcatatttttcagttaatggATTTAAGTAACTTTTAAGTGATGAAGTAGCCATAAGCACgtattttgatgaatttttagtaagttttctcataataaagAGTAATGAACATAACATTATTATCCAAATGTCGATTTTTAAAACGAcctataatttattttttaacataATATTCGTATCTCTTCTGCTTTCGTTGaaaattcattatttaaatttttctgtAATCGACTTATATCCTTATTATCAAAAttttattggaaagctgagaaaatttcctacaaataccttttagttaagtgtactaaatggcGTTTAACCAGTAAAGTAGTTTAGAATTAATGTTTTAGAGGAGTTTTATAATTTGCTAATTAACAAACTTCATCTTTGTGATAGTTCATAGTTCTTTTCAAGTCCATAGAAATGCTTTACAAATTGTTTttacactttatccctatctctTTTTATTTGGCTGCAATTGAATAGAAGATACAACATGACGTTGACACAAATGCAGTGCGTTCAATATCGTCGTAATTTGCATTTGCAATTATGTGATTAAAACGATTTTGCGacaaaaccaaaagagatactGATACGGACTCAAAGAaggaattgtagaacttgctaagATGCATAATTTCGATAGTATTAAAggtgattttgaagaaaattagcaaaaacgcTAATAATTCACTAACTTTGAACTAATTtatacagcaaaaaaaatcttgtaactTTACGTATTGCCAGATGCATATAAAAGAAGCGTCCCATTTCACATATTTACATTTAattgcatgtaaaaatgtgagttgttcggcttttcctaggtcattcagtctgagttTCATCTTCAGTCTGAGTcgcaatatttaattttatgtaTCATTGCAAGTAAAATCCTATTATCGGACAGAAAAATAGGTCGCTACGTTGCTTACGTCAAatgttattttcattttttttaagagTGTACTTCTAAAAGagtactaaattcacttaactgtaAGATACacttttctatgcaaaattttcTAAGCTTCCAGTGGAAACAATAATGATGTCAtctatttaatttttcaataaaaggACGAAAACTCGATAAAAAAACTTCAAGATACTTTACTTTGAAAATGTTACTCACTCaataactgaaagatatgaggatACAATTTAATATCCACTTGAAATTTGACGTAGAATTTCACGTgtaaatccacgtgaaattccacgtgagaAACTTCGTAAAGTTCTACGCGAAATCCCACGTGAATCCttaatgaaaaaatttctcacCTTTCTAATGAAACCAATTGAGTTGAAATACAAAGTGTACTTTTTGATTTACAGGCATTTAAAGGGTTATACCGCACAgtaacatttttaaaatattgaactTTTTTAATGGTCCCAAATGTGCTTTAGTGTCTTGAAGGTGGTGTACCAAGCAACCGCAGGCGACAATAATTGCTAaatattctaaattttcaattctgccgccCCGAGCGCACTGAAAACttaaacagcgtttttctcgaaaccacattTTTGGAGCTGGCCGGAAAAATAACTCGAACAAATAATTTTCTAtagatttgaaatttttacagtatattcaaaattgatttctccagcgacgcacgaaaaatttattttttttaattattagtttttttaaacaacaattttgtgtcgatttttatgacattttaagcgatttttTACAAAAGACCATTtcgccatttcgcgaaaaattgaaatataaaaTAGTACGTCTTTTGATATTATTATAGGGAACcgcaaaaactttagttttaagcTCTAGGTTAAAAATTACGGAAGATAGGTTTCTGATCGCGTACCCTTTCTAAAAAGTGGTGCCTAcggacctaggggcagatcactctagaaatgtataacaaatttgcatcaaattagaaaaaatgcatttaatttccatttttgcatcaactttgcactccctcgcagaaaagtttgtttaacaaacgtcctacgctgattctctttgttcgacgttttgttgaatgtagtgctagttttttgtagggttttgacgtcttacgcgcaacgcaaaatacattgcacgcaacgcaaaatacattacgaatttctattttgatggaaagaaatgcatttaatttagctgatttttaaaaatgcatctcaagtgatctgcccctagctaCGGACAAATGCTGCACAGCCGCTATCTGACAAaatcacttgaaaaaaaatatattttgtgctTGACAACTAGTACTATAAATCCCATTTTACAAGATTCCAATTTGCCTCTTTATTAGGCCTAGAAAAAATCCCGAAATATGCCAATTTTTTCGTGATCTGGTGTaaaattaaatacatttttaatgctTTATAAGAAAAAGTTGTCTGAAAATAGGAGTACCTCCTTAAAGACAAATAAAGTGCCAGTCCATCTTGTAGGAAAACTATGCCATTGTACTGATTTCGTATTTGTTTTAATGCATGCATATTTAACTAAATTGGTTAAAATGGAATTAGAAACGGGGTTCAATGGAAAACACTCCGAAATTTATAAATTGAAAATACGGTTCTTTGAGAAAAGTTTTGTGGTTTGAACAGTAGTAAAAATTTGCAAAAGAAACcaaatagataagaaaaatgtcttttttacgcggtttgttgaattaacgcttttttacgcgaatttttaACGCGGCTTTAAATTAATGCGGTTTgttacgcggatttttgaattgaCGCGTTTTTTACGCTTTTTTTGCGCGCACGTATTCCGCGcggaaaaaaattatgttataggtgtttataatttaatttatgtaatatattttattcatgaattcattTAAACTTTTTGGTTCATTTTagacattttattcaatttgctaaTTCAATCCATTAGATTTATttaatgtctcatctcactgctaggtggattagacagatttttattttggattttaacattgatatttaaTCTCTAACTGCTAGAAAGATGTTGCTTTCGGATTTGAGCGCTTTTGGGACGAAATCAATAAGAGAGGCATAAGTTCATTCTGCTTTTGAATAttctcaatattattttgtaatcAAAGGTGGATAGTTGGTCTAATTGATTCATtattattcgaaatattttttttatcagtGCATTATACCTTTTATCGAATTACTGACTTATGTTCGTTTGAATAACATCATTCATAATGTAGTAATAATGGTATGTTCCAATTCACAGGCCCTCACTTCTGGACATGGACCTGTTAAAACAAAACGACTGGATAAATTACTCCGAGTACGAGTATCAAAACAGTCTAATACCGAAAAACAGTCAAGCCGTGGCGGACGTGCAGCAATTTACCAACAACAACCTGAACCGAACGATCGAAAATGGTGTCTTCCAGAATCCGCGCATCGCGGCACTCCGATCACGTCGTAACTCGATGAGTGACAACTTGTACGCAGCGTCAACGTTCAGTGGCTTCGAATCGGTAATAAACGTAAAGCCATCCACATTCACAATTTTGGGTCACGGAACGGGTTACAATAGTGCAACCACCAGCACCCAGGTTGATAATTCCAATTCGAGCGAAAATATGAGCGAATATGAACGGATGCTGCGGTATCACAGGGCGGGTGCGACGACTCCCATCATCAAGGATAAGATTACCACCGGGTCAAACTTTAGGTAGAAAATCTACGGTGTACCACTATTATCAAAACTAATCCAAGTTCTCTTTTTTAGGGTTTCCGAAGCACGTCAGCATAAGAAACCGGCGTTCACAATTATCAACGATGTTCTGCCCAAGTCTCACTCGTTCGATGCATCACTCAGTCCATTACAGCTCTATCAGAATAAGCAACGGTTGGCGGCGAATCGGATACTGTCGGCCAGTTCCATGGGAAATAGCGGGTTTTACAACCGCATCCTCGATCTAGTATCGGATGGTGGGTTTCCGGCTTACCAGCGTCGGTTCAGCTATTCCGAGGCTTCCCAAACCTCACCGGTACgacgaaaaaaatcgatttcaaaaaaAGGCGGGAAGGAATCGAAACGCACAAAAACTAAAACCACTGCCTCTGTTGTCAATCCTGGTCGGAAACAGAAGGGGGTCCTAGGAGTGGTGAATAAAGCACATCTATCTCCCAATAGCAGCACTGAGCTGCACGACAAAAGTGCCAAATTGATAGTTACAGCGGCGTCAGAGGATGGACGTTCGATAACGCCGGACAGCGAACTGCCGGATCGGGTAGACATCCCAGAGCATGTAATGAGAAACATGAAACTCCTATCGTACAAGCCATTCGGCGGAAGACGTATGCTTTCGCCAGTTCCGGACAAAAGTTCAATGGAGAACTCCCAGACTGAACTGCAGGAGCAATCCCCGGCTAAGCAACAGTCACCAAAAAAGGAAAAGAGTCACAGTTACTTCCGGAAGCCGGTTTTCAACATTCGTGGATTGCTTTCACCTAGGAAAGCCAAAGAACAAGAAGGCTCACCGACCAAGACAGATAAGGGAAGCGGAGGGCTGGGAGCAATTGCGGCAGCCGGAGCGGTAGCGTTGGCGGCAGCAGCAGCCGGTGACAAGGAGAAGAAAGAGGAACCACCCAAGCGGAAGAGGTTCAATTTAGCTAGAGCAATTATTGATTTTGGGAAAAAGTCTGATCTGGAAGAGAAGCCGATGGAGCAACAGCCTCAATCTCGTAAAACTGAACCGGTTGTGAAGCGCGATGGGAACAGGAAAGACTCAGAGGGAAACCGTGTAAAGGATTtgaaaaagaaggaaaagacgAAAGGAAAAATTAGCGCACGGAAAGATGCTGAAGATTTGCACGAGAGACAAAAACCTCGGAAGGGAGCCGTGAATGTATCAACGAAAGGTGTCAGTAGTAAGAAGAGTTCGGATAAGGCGTTGAAATCCGACAGAGTTATTAGTGGCAAACACAGGGAGAAAAGCGCTCGAGACATCAGTAGTAGAACAGGGACAAGAGCAAGCAGCGGAAAGGCATCGGCGAAAGTATTAAGAGGAGGAGAGAAAAGTGCAAAGGCAGGGGCTAAAACACCTCAGAAACCAGTGCCTAGCCCGAAAGCAAGACCACTCAGGAGAAGTAGTTCTGCTAGTGCTTTGAAAGTAGATAGTGTAAAGAAACTGAACCGTTTGTACGAGAAGAATACTAAAGCCAGCGAACGGACCGGGAAACTGCTGAAAGGTGACAAAAAGACTCGACAATCAACCGACAGTCTGTTCAAGAAAGCAGACAGCAAAGGAGATCTCCTTGCTGGAAATAAACCGGTTAGTGCGAAAGAAATCCAGAAGCGCGACTCGGAGAAATCTTTGAAAAAGAGTGACAGCAACAAGTCACTTGGTAAGTTGAGCAAAAAGAGTGATTCGAAAAGTTCGCTGCTGGGAAAGAGATCCGATTCAAAATCAAGTTTGCATCAGACTGATATGAAGGGTGGAATGATTGATGCATCACGACCCGGCAGCAGTATTGGTGGTGCTGTAGGATCTGGAACTGACTCAGGAACCCCGTTAAACACAATGAAAGAATCTACTCCGGTCAAGCCGGTTAGGATGACACCAAAGAAAATTCTTCAAAGCAAAGGATCTCTACTCAGTTTACTGAGCATGAGAAGTGGAAGCAGTCGAAATATAGTGGATCCGGAAAAGGGAACGGCAGATGGAACAAAGAGTGGATCTCGTCCCGGAACAGGTACGGCTATTGGTCGACTGAAATCCGCTTCGGTTAGAAATATCAATGAGAAACCAGGTACACCCAAAGGCAGCGATCATGATCGCAGTAGCATCCGCGAGAAACCTGGCAGTACTAAACCCACTCGACGGGCTTTGAGCAAGAACAACAGTCTCATCTCGATGAAAAGTATTGCTCTGGCTCGCTCTTTCACCAGTATTCACCGGCCTGCATCGAGGGAAAACGTTGACTCAGCGAAAAACGATTCAATGTCGCAAATGACCAAGGTACAGGAGGGATCCCAGGAGCATGACGATGGTGACGACATGAAAGGAAAAGGCAAAGCTATGACAACCTCGTCAGTAACTCACGAAATGAATGTAGCCGGTTTCGGGGAAGGCCAAAAGGTGGCAAACGAGTTCAGCGGAAATAGTCACCCATCGGGGATGGGAGAAGGGGATGCGATGAACAGCCAAGCAAGTGCCAATACTGACCCGATGAATCGTCAACACGGGAAAGATAACAGGTAAGTGAGCTGAAAAGTGGAGTTTCGTTGCTGCTGTACGCGTTTAAATCACCCTCCAGCTGCACAACCGTACATGGTAATACCCGTCTGAAAAAATAATGGGAACATCGTTAGATTGGGAGATCCATGACCAGGGAGAAACATGACGAAGGCTTGGGACGAGTTGAGTGCCTTTGAGAACAGAAACGTTTATTTATATAATGACTTATCGCGGTTATTTATTTTGCCGCTTCGAAAATGCATATTTCACCCTTTCGGTAGATACATGAATGGCTCACAAAATGAGCAACTGGTGATGACCGAAGGTTTCTTTATCTTAGGTTGAACTTTGATTAAAAGCTGCCATGTTGCTACCGGTGCTGAAGAAAATCTTAGCGGAAATCCATCGAACGCTCATTTTTGTCTGCATTCACTAGAAAAAATCAAGAAATGCATAGATAGAAAGCTATTTTTAGTTTGGTTTAGGAGACAGAGTGGACAAGAGGACGTGCAATGTTACTAATTCCCGACTAACAGTGTTTATCAAAATGTATTATCGGGGAATTACCTGGGTATGAAAAGTCGTCCTATTCATGACAAAGGTATCATAATCATGGCCCAAATAgattgttttcaattttatatttcatGTCAAATAATGAGAAGATGTTTGTGGTTCCCTGTTTCACAGTTGCTGCCGTTTTACTGCGAATTATTCTAAAATCCATACGTTTATCGAAATTTGCTCTAATTCAGCCAGGCAAGAGAACTAGCAAAAAATATGATATGAAAAATTTATCACATTTTGCACGATCTTTAAAATTTCCAAAGGGTATAGCCGGGTATGCTTGTGAAATTTCCCCCAAAACCAAAATCGGATTGTTGTTAGCTGTATGAAATCTAGGATAATTTTTCAGAAGAGCGTTTCAACAATTGCATGGTTTCGAGAAATTCAACATTGAAATTTTTCGAAACGTTTTTAATTCTTAGTTTTTAACGCGAAAAGCTTGAAACCTAATTTAAATTCCAGAACAAATACGGTTTATGTATGAATCGTTATGAACATGCATCTCTTTGGAAAATAAATGTTTTGGCTCTtaaataaggaaaaatatatattacGCCTTTTTTGTATGTTACTACATCATAACGTCCTTCTTTATCGTCCTTTGACAATCAGCTGGTGTTGTAGCGGATTTCGACATGAGCTTTGTTTTTAAATCGTGCCGTTCTTACGGCCGTAAGACTAAACAACGCACTTCCATTCTTTTCTCTTCGTGCCGATACTGACCACAAGGTTCAATGCCCCACGGGAATGGCAAAATGAGATTGCTCTTACGAATAGCGATACCACCATCATGTATTGCAGTCAATACCAAAGTCAGAGGTTCCGTATTGACTTATAGGCTATAggctagctggtggaaaatagcttgagcttgtgcgaccacccctggctgctactccgttatcgatcgggactagctgaagttgcacagggaatcagtagataaatatgcttgggagtagcgaaacatctttcaatgtgaaactcctggtaatcctaaagtgtttattaatCAATACCGACGCAGGCCGCGCCCGAACGTACATCGccgaaggaaagggaaggaattgttagtccgatacttgcttttgctagaggccgcatatactactgcgcactccacaagtatcacgggaggaggatatttttgttagtagagtatagaagttggatatacttcttctttaccgacgccagagaggtgattccactacctggactaaatatcgatccaccaatttcatggaccggggaccaacagctttacttcccttccgaaggaagacatgaccacagattttttcacctcagaaaaatctcaacgacctcggctggaattgaacccaggccaactggaatgagtggcggtcacgcttaccactcaaccaccggcgccgtcaacatcgctagctggtggaaaataataaacaaagacggcaaaagaaaatgggattgttttcaacctgaaagctgcagaagtgttcgtgagactaggcgacaagaactcaattggAGGTGCTGAATGTTTCATATCTGTTCATCGACATGTCGAGAGGAGTCTCTT carries:
- the LOC131692720 gene encoding protein stum, with product MGINMFNQNDDTSTVGSRSRYGYYYSTSSPSSSVENQRYNEQTSLFGDPVLPASRHTDLLEGGDLYQNLKNNIELYHSKLYNEQEKARQAERDRMFNQFTGGNQQRTTSSATSSSVRNSLGSNMTSLVDDPARRFPRTQSASTGVEFAANRPSLLDMDLLKQNDWINYSEYEYQNSLIPKNSQAVADVQQFTNNNLNRTIENGVFQNPRIAALRSRRNSMSDNLYAASTFSGFESVINVKPSTFTILGHGTGYNSATTSTQVDNSNSSENMSEYERMLRYHRAGATTPIIKDKITTGSNFRVSEARQHKKPAFTIINDVLPKSHSFDASLSPLQLYQNKQRLAANRILSASSMGNSGFYNRILDLVSDGGFPAYQRRFSYSEASQTSPVRRKKSISKKGGKESKRTKTKTTASVVNPGRKQKGVLGVVNKAHLSPNSSTELHDKSAKLIVTAASEDGRSITPDSELPDRVDIPEHVMRNMKLLSYKPFGGRRMLSPVPDKSSMENSQTELQEQSPAKQQSPKKEKSHSYFRKPVFNIRGLLSPRKAKEQEGSPTKTDKGSGGLGAIAAAGAVALAAAAAGDKEKKEEPPKRKRFNLARAIIDFGKKSDLEEKPMEQQPQSRKTEPVVKRDGNRKDSEGNRVKDLKKKEKTKGKISARKDAEDLHERQKPRKGAVNVSTKGVSSKKSSDKALKSDRVISGKHREKSARDISSRTGTRASSGKASAKVLRGGEKSAKAGAKTPQKPVPSPKARPLRRSSSASALKVDSVKKLNRLYEKNTKASERTGKLLKGDKKTRQSTDSLFKKADSKGDLLAGNKPVSAKEIQKRDSEKSLKKSDSNKSLGKLSKKSDSKSSLLGKRSDSKSSLHQTDMKGGMIDASRPGSSIGGAVGSGTDSGTPLNTMKESTPVKPVRMTPKKILQSKGSLLSLLSMRSGSSRNIVDPEKGTADGTKSGSRPGTGTAIGRLKSASVRNINEKPGTPKGSDHDRSSIREKPGSTKPTRRALSKNNSLISMKSIALARSFTSIHRPASRENVDSAKNDSMSQMTKVQEGSQEHDDGDDMKGKGKAMTTSSVTHEMNVAGFGEGQKVANEFSGNSHPSGMGEGDAMNSQASANTDPMNRQHGKDNSDEFNETGKSKCCACCAPCWTKTCLPFKRCFGCSSCCGKGKAADQNKQQPKPKPEDAKRKTSCWQGLKCCRSCRRSKTSPAEAQPAATPKKSCWQSLSCCASCRRNKSRELVPRSSIDSEPEEKTSRCRSCWNKLLCCKRFRKGHDQLERHKMQPEPAEMETVKCCFCFKRTRPKLQPKPKPKKVPVKSSFNCMSCCIMCCPKKGDNNSRRTSTFSKKQSIAPTIPPEDLRPKIDMTLVEHSSMMRGAIPVLPICLAYFCLVLNVLIPGAGTILSGGLCLCIGKPRFSQYDSIKGRIGSFIINCIVGVSQCFTIIFCVVGWGWAIWWGTIMIRLAKQHQKILEMEANQEEGEEQTTLSQRTGASNPPVAMVSQSNRRDVETGR